TTCCGTATCTTGCTGTCTACATccgagaaatatatatcttagtTCTATCCTCTCCTGTATATCATTCTACCGTGCGATTCATTGATTTGGGTTGTTCTATGCTTTTCTGGCTAAATACTAGTAGACAAGCAACTTCGTTACTCCATAGTCACCATTCCTCCCAACTAATCACACCTCGATATCGAATTGAGCCAATAGTTGTTCCATGCCAGTACTCCGGCCCCGTACATCAACTCCAAACCTCGCAAGTTCCGATAGATCGGAGATCCAGGAATGTCTGATCCTGAATATGTTCCACTCGATCCGGACTCCGATATGTAATCCAAATAGGACATGCCAACCACGATCTCTACCACGTCCCTCTCTCTTGAGGATAGTCATATCGGCTCTCATGTTTTCTCATATTCCAATCCGAATACTGGACCCATTTATTGTCCACAAGCTGGCGCAGATCAATGTTCTTCCCATGAGCCTGATCCTGATCGATAGTAAGCGCATTGATCGTCAAATACCCCGTGACATCCTCCTGAAAGGTATCAGGATCCATTCGCCAAACGGTAACCGTCTTAGTCGACTCCTCGACACCCGGTAAATCGAGCTTGGGAACCGCCGCCGAAATCTTCTCGATATCGATCTGGTCCTGCTTCCAATGCGGTACGGTCGCGAAACAGCGCACGCCGCACGTCGGACAAAAGAACCAGTTGATATGACCGTTTTGGCATTTATAATTAGCCAGAGAATCGCGATCTTGCGGACAGAGTAGGAAGAATTGGTTCGGCGCGTCTGGAAGTCGCATGTGGAATAGGCCCATTTTTTGACAGGTTGTGCAATTGCACTTGTAGAATCGGAGGTGGGGGCCTTTGGTCGCATCTGCTCCGAGGGCGACGGCTGGTGGCATTGGAATGATGGCGATGTACCTGATGAAACCGCAGTGGCAGGAGCCATGGTAGGGGAGGCTGGAGGGTTGTTCGTTGGAGGTCGTCATTTTCGGTAGGATGTTGCAGCAACAGTGAGTTGTTGGAGTCAAGATAGCGAAGATGATATGTCGGGACTGGGACAATAAATAGAAGAATTCACCGTAAGCGCTAAGTCTTTGCGTGGGTCCTGTTTCGTATCTTGATTGTCTTATCCCCGCAGGACTGACGTGGATCCAGAATTATCCCGGATGGTGCAGCGATCGCCAGTTTTAGGGATCAGATAGCGATGTATTTCTCCTTGCTAACTAACTAGCTCCACTCTTACAGTTACATCGGCCTTGGGGGCTGAAACTAGTTCTTTGTTCTATTCAAATATCTTAACTATGGTCAAGGATCTATATACGCAATGTACGAGGACGGATGCTCTAGTCGAACAACCGATCCAGCAAGGCCACCGGTTTCCCTCTTCTACGAGCATACTCCACCTCCTCATACTCATCAATCTCTCGTTTGATACTCCCTAACTGGAGATCCGCCTTGCCGATCCCCACGTATCGCGTGCGTCggaatatcttccagaaCACGAAAGTGAGCACGTAAAACCCAATAATAACATAGCTAAGAAAGAACGACTTCAGATCCCAGCCACCGGAGAGAAAGACGTTATACCCCAAGACCAGGACCATCACTCCCGTTCCGCAAAGAGCGTACCACGCCGTGTAGGGCTGGAAGCGACCCCGATAGGGGAAATTATCGCGTGAGATGCCCTGACGACGCAGTGAGGCGTAGAAATGTAGGTAGGTGATGCATGTTCCGAAATAGTTGAGGAGGTAGGAGCCTGCGATGCAACTGACCAGCCAATTCAGGACAGTGGCCGAGCTATTGCTGACTTGTAGGAAACCGAGGAGGCAGAATGCCATGGCTATGGCCACTGCGTTGTATGGCAATCCTGCTCGGTTCGTTTTGGAAACCCATTTCGGCGCCTTGTTCTCTAAAGACATGCCGTATAGCGTCCGCGAGGCGGAAAATACGACGTTGTTTCCGGCGGACAGGACAGAGGTCATGATTAGCACATTGACAATGTCCGGTAGGACTTGGATGCCGAAGTGGTTCATGGAAATGACATAGGGAGACCTAAATCGTGGTCAGCGAACTCGTATTCCTGTGTTCAATGTCTTGAATATTACTGACGCGGCGCCGGTCCCCCTGCCCTGCTTTGTACCGTCCAGCATGGCCGCCAACGTAGGGTCGTTGGACGGGATCACAATCCCAACACAGAGTGCTCCCATacagaagaaaaacataAGGCGCCAACCAAATGATGCGAATGCTTTCCGCATGACTCTCCGAGGTCGCTCAGACTCACCAGCCGCCATGGATATAAATTCTGGCCCTACTATTCTACCCGCCCGCATAACCATTAGCACTCCCATTGTGATACTGTGGATTTTCCTGAAGAAAGATACATTCATGAATTGATCCACTTACGTGAATGCGCCTTGGATCATGCAGCTCAGGATCCCAAGAAAGCGGCCAGTGTCTCCGGGCACCAGATGTGAGACAAATGCCCCCTACACGTCCACAATCAAAGCCCAGTGATTAGTTAACTACCTGACGTGAGCGAGCAAAATTGAAAGTGAGTACGAACTGGGTCGTTCCAGTATCGGAATCCAATAGCATCACGATGGGGATTGCCGCCCACCATGGTGACGATCGTGTATAGAAACAAGCCCAGCATCAAGAATATCTTGAAGAACGATAAGTAGAACTCAGCAACGCCGAAGTAGCGAACGGTGAGGACGTTCAATATCCTAATCAGTGTCATACGCATTTTCGTAGGTCTAAGCAACTTGTGAGGTCCTTACCCAAAGATGGCCATGGCTATCACAACAACTGCAGCAGCAGGGACCTTGTCGGTCCAGTAGGTAAGCAGAACATTGATTGCGACAATCTCATAAGGAATGTTAAGCGCTGTATACGTTGGATGGACACATTCCGTGTGAGTATACTCCATGACAGGATGTCAGACGCGAAAATAACTAACCCATGGCCAAGAAGTAATTCCAGCCCATTGCGAAGCTCAACGCATCGTCTACCCAATGTCCGGCCAACCGCACGAAGGGCGATGGAATGGGCATGTAGCAAACTATCTCCGCTGGATGTGCCTCCTAGCATTAGTTCGGTGCCACACTATCTAACCAACACGGATACAATAAAGCCTCCGTTAGATTAATCCTGAGGCCAGGGCCTACCAAAACATTCATTAACGGCCAGAGCGATTGTACCGTACGCCATGAATCCGATAAAGAGGCCCGCCGGGCCACCCTTGGGTAAGGCCGCGCCCATTTGTACAAAGAGCGCTGATGCAAATGATTAAATCGCGGCCGTCGTTAACAGGTCTAGGACCAACCTACATGTACCGATAGCTCCTCCTACCGCAAAGAGCTGAACCTCACGCCCGCGGAGCTTCCTGTGAAGCTTTTGAGACCCTGAGAGCACCTCCGTCTCACCTACACCATTCGGATCGTCCCCATTGAGCGGATCGGATTGTCCTCCCTTCTGGATGTTGGCAGGTGCAGCCGATGCCATAGTGTTATTTCTTGCGTGACTTTAGTTGCATGAAAATGATCGATATGATGAGGTCTGGTTTTGCGATTCATTTTGGTCGCAACATTGGCCTCGCCGATCGGTTCTCTTCAGATCTTCAATTTACGATGGCGCCGAAGTGATCAGCGCTCCAGGAGGGGTAATATGCACCATCACGTCACACGGTAGATTATCTGCAGTAATACGATTTCCGTATGCGCGAGGAGGATAAGAGGTACCCACTTGGTACCGCAGGCATACAGGGGACCCGGCCAGGAATAGAGATCTTTTGAGATGCAGTTATAGGGGCCTGTGTGATGCAGACTCGAGCGTGAATAGGATGTCATGTGGACCAATACTGAGTCTTGAGAATACTCCCTCGAATACGTGGTATACGCCAATATCAACCGACTAAGTGACTGAAATGGCGTGTTGGAGTTATTTACAAGGTCCAGTTTGTAGCCGTAGGTCAGGTACAGTGATAAACTAAAAACACGGAAGTCTGCGAGGGTTCACCTTCACTCATGTAATCATTAACTTAATTCTCATAGACCATTATTGCGCTTTTGTACAAAATGCATAATTCCAGATATgctctgttctttttttcagTCTTCACTAGAATCTCTGGGGTTTGTTTCACCGAAAGAAACTTATCtggttttcttctcttccactgcATCTCCGCTGTCACTGCCGCCAGAACCGTCAACCAACACAGCGTCCGCATCCGAGTCGTACTGTGCTCGAACGCGCTCACGGCCTCGCTCCTTCATCGAGTCGCGAATTCTCCGATTGACTTCGCCGAGGTCATCCTTCGATCCGATCGTCAGTGGTTTGAGCAGGGTGTCCTGAAGGAAGCCGGCACTTCGGGATCGGCTGCGGCTGCCTCGGGTTTTACTGGTGTTTCGGCTTTCGGGCTCACTGGGTGGCATGCTCTTCAACCGAGATTGATATGTGTCATCATGAGGATAGCCATGGGGAACGAGTTTCTCATGTTCAAAATCTGGGAAGATCTCCGGGGCAAAGGTATCTATCGTGTCGACGACCTTGGTCGACAAAGCTTGGCGCTCCTCCCGCAGCTTGGCCAACGAGTTTGCCGAGATGGGGTTCAAGGCAACGAGAAGGGGCGGGAGAGACTTGAGTACGTCCATGCCGATCTCACCGATTCGCAAACCAGCGAAGGAGACGGATATCATAAGGCCGAAAAAAAACACGGAAAAGAGCCACAGGGGAATGCTATCGGGAACGTAGGTTCTGGGGTTCGTCCACCAAGGCGACACAGCACAATAATGCCCCTCATGGCGACAGTAATGTAGCCATGTCGTCACAACCAGGGTG
This DNA window, taken from Aspergillus flavus chromosome 5, complete sequence, encodes the following:
- a CDS encoding amino acid permease/ SLC12A domain-containing protein; the protein is MASAAPANIQKGGQSDPLNGDDPNGVGETEVLSGSQKLHRKLRGREVQLFAVGGAIGTSLFVQMGAALPKGGPAGLFIGFMAYGTIALAVNECFAEIVCYMPIPSPFVRLAGHWVDDALSFAMGWNYFLAMALNIPYEIVAINVLLTYWTDKVPAAAVVVIAMAIFGILNVLTVRYFGVAEFYLSFFKIFLMLGLFLYTIVTMVGGNPHRDAIGFRYWNDPGAFVSHLVPGDTGRFLGILSCMIQGAFTITMGVLMVMRAGRIVGPEFISMAAGESERPRRVMRKAFASFGWRLMFFFCMGALCVGIVIPSNDPTLAAMLDGTKQGRGTGAASPYVISMNHFGIQVLPDIVNVLIMTSVLSAGNNVVFSASRTLYGMSLENKAPKWVSKTNRAGLPYNAVAIAMAFCLLGFLQVSNSSATVLNWLVSCIAGSYLLNYFGTCITYLHFYASLRRQGISRDNFPYRGRFQPYTAWYALCGTGVMVLVLGYNVFLSGGWDLKSFFLSYVIIGFYVLTFVFWKIFRRTRYVGIGKADLQLGSIKREIDEYEEVEYARRRGKPVALLDRLFD